In Phragmites australis chromosome 17, lpPhrAust1.1, whole genome shotgun sequence, the following are encoded in one genomic region:
- the LOC133897551 gene encoding G-type lectin S-receptor-like serine/threonine-protein kinase At2g19130 isoform X1, whose amino-acid sequence MPPLYILLLGPLILFSSLHAPSSSAADDTLTAGQALAAGDKLVSRNGKFALGFFQPSISKSEINTTSPSWFLGIWFNRMPVCTPVWVANRENPITAPDLKQTQLKISGDGNLVVSLNNATEYIIWSSTHIVNRTDPSSLNTSAVLLNSGNLALVESPSNATLWQSFDYPTDIVLPGAKFGRNKVTGLIRQVISKKSLINPGLGSYSIELDASGLVLKRRNPSVVYWFWSSQKSVLKIIPLINMILDMDPRTTGLINPVYVNNNEEEYYAYTLLNESSSTFMSLDISGQIMINVWSQAGQSWQSIFANPLDPCTPYATCGPFTICSGNSHPFCDCMEGFSQKSPQDWELDDRTGGCVRNTPLECTSKKNTINSTDVFHPIARVTLPYEPQSIDDATTQSKCAEACLNSCSCTAYTYNSSGCSVWHGELLSVNLNDGIEINSEDVLYLRLAAKDSPSLRKDKRKPTIGVVTASSIISFGLLMLILLLMIWRNKFKWHGASLHDTQGSGGIIAFRYTDLGRATKNFSEHLGAGGFGSVFKGLLSDLTTIAVKRLEGARQGEKQFRAEVSSLGLIQHINLVKLIGFCCEGDKRLLVYEHMLNGSLDAHLFESSAIVLNWDTRCQIAIGVARGLSYLHQSCHKCIIHCDIKPQNILLDASFVPKIADFGMAAVVGREFSRVLTTFRGTVGYLAPEWLSGVAITPKVDVYSFGMVLLEIISGRRNSPEINSGSSCHVEYFPMRAIRKLHEGDVQTLMDPQLHGNFNLEEAERVCKVACWCIQDNEHNRPTMGEAVQILEGLQEVGMPPMPRLLAAITECSDGA is encoded by the coding sequence ATGCCTCCTCTCTACATATTACTACTGGGGCCTCTTATTCTCTTCTCGTCCCTGCACGCCCCATCATCTTCCGCCGCAGATGATACTCTCACGGCAGGCCAGGCGCTCGCTGCCGGCGACAAGCTCGTCTCGAGGAACGGCAAGTTCGCGCTCGGTTTCTTCCAGCCAAGCATCAGTAAGTCTGAAATAAACACCACCTCCCCCAGCTGGTTCCTTGGCATCTGGTTCAACAGGATGCCGGTCTGTACTCCTGTATGGGTTGCTAACAGGGAGAATCCAATCACTGCCCCCGACCTCAAGCAAACACAGCTCAAAATATCAGGAGATGGCAACCTTGTTGTCTCTCTAAACAATGCCACTGAATACATCATATGGTCATCCACTCACATTGTCAATAGGACAGATCCCAGCAGTTTAAACACCAGTGCCGTTCTCTTGAACAGCGGAAACCTTGCCCTCGTAGAGAGCCCGTCTAATGCAACGTTATGGCAGAGCTTTGACTACCCAACGGATATTGTGCTTCCAGGCGCCAAGTTTGGCCGGAACAAGGTCACCGGCTTGATTCGTCAGGTCATCTCAAAGAAGAGCCTCATTAATCCGGGTCTCGGCTCATATAGCATTGAACTAGATGCCAGCGGGCTGGTCCTCAAGCGCCGCAACCCCTCGGTAGTGTATTGGTTTTGGTCATCCCAAAAATCAGTACTGAAAATCATACCGCTAATCAATATGATACTAGACATGGATCCACGGACCACAGGTTTGATTAACCCCGTTTATGTTAATAACAATGAAGAGGAGTACTATGCGTATACTTTGTTGAATGAATCATCTTCCACATTCATGTCATTAGACATCTCTGGTCAGATCATGATAAATGTTTGGTCGCAAGCCGGACAGTCTTGGCAAAGTATATTTGCCAACCCGCTTGATCCCTGCACTCCGTATGCTACCTGTGGACCTTTCACGATCTGCAGTGGCAATTCACATCCATTTTGTGACTGTATGGAGGGCTTCTCTCAGAAGTCACCTCAGGATTGGGAGCTTGATGATCGAACAGGAGGGTGtgtcagaaatactccattAGAGTGCACTAGCAAGAAAAACACGATAAATTCAACAGACGTGTTCCACCCCATAGCTCGTGTTACACTCCCCTATGAACCCCAAAGCATAGACGATGCTACCACTCAGAGCAAATGCGCAGAAGCTTGTCTCAATTCCTGCTCCTGCACTGCTTATACCTATAATAGTAGCGGGTGCTCTGTCTGGCATGGGGAGTTGCTTAGTGTAAATCTGAATGATGGCATTGAAATCAATTCTGAAGATGTACTTTACCTTCGCCTTGCCGCCAAAGATTCGCCAAGTTTGAGAAAAGACAAAAGAAAACCAACCATTGGAGTTGTTACTGCTTCAAGCATTATTAGTTTTGGATTGCTAATGCTCATTCTGTTGTTAATGATTTGGAGGAACAAATTCAAGTGGCATGGTGCATCATTACACGACACTCAAGGTAGCGGTGGAATTATAGCCTTTAGATATACTGATTTGGGTCGTGCTACTAAAAATTTCTCAGAACACCTAGGAGCTGGTGGTTTTGGTTCTGTATTCAAGGGATTGTTAAGTGACTTGACTACTATAGCAGTGAAAAGGCTTGAAGGAGCCCGCCAGGGAGAGAAGCAATTTAGAGCTGAGGTGAGCTCACTTGGATTGATCCAACATATCAACCTAGTCAAATTGATTGGTTTCTGCTGCGAAGGTGATAAGAGGCTACTTGTGTATGAACACATGCTGAATGGGTCTCTTGATGCCCATCTATTTGAGAGCAGTGCTATCGTCCTAAATTGGGACACCAGGTGTCAGATAGCCATAGGAGTTGCTAGAGGACTGTCCTACTTGCATCAGAGTTGTCACAAATGTATCATACACTGTGATATTAAGCCACAAAACATACTTCTCGATGCATCATTTGTTCCTAAAATTGCAGACTTTGGGATGGCAGCGGTCGTAGGAAGGGAATTTAGCCGGGTTCTGACTACATTCAGAGGAACTGTTGGGTATCTTGCCCCGGAGTGGCTTAGCGGAGTTGCTATTACACCAAAAGTTGATGTTTATAGCTTTGGTATGGTGCTGTTAGAAATCATATCAGGAAGAAGGAATTCACCTGAAATAAACAGTGGCAGTAGTTGTCATGTTGAATACTTCCCTATGCGAGCCATCAGAAAGCTTCATGAGGGAGATGTGCAGACTTTGATGGATCCACAATTACATGGTAACTTCAATTTGGAAGAGGCTGAAAGGGTTTGCAAAGTTGCATGTTGGTGCATCCAAGATAATGAGCATAATAGGCCAACAATGGGTGAAGCAGTTCAGATTCTTGAGGGTCTACAAGAGGTTGGCATGCCCCCAATGCCAAGACTACTTGCAGCTATAACGGAATGCTCTGACGGGGCTTGA
- the LOC133897551 gene encoding G-type lectin S-receptor-like serine/threonine-protein kinase At2g19130 isoform X2 has protein sequence MPPLYILLLGPLILFSSLHAPSSSAADDTLTAGQALAAGDKLVSRNGKFALGFFQPSINFGMAAVVGREFSRVLTTFRGTVGYLAPEWLSGVAITPKVDVYSFGMVLLEIISGRRNSPEINSGSSCHVEYFPMRAIRKLHEGDVQTLMDPQLHGNFNLEEAERVCKVACWCIQDNEHNRPTMGEAVQILEGLQEVGMPPMPRLLAAITECSDGA, from the exons ATGCCTCCTCTCTACATATTACTACTGGGGCCTCTTATTCTCTTCTCGTCCCTGCACGCCCCATCATCTTCCGCCGCAGATGATACTCTCACGGCAGGCCAGGCGCTCGCTGCCGGCGACAAGCTCGTCTCGAGGAACGGCAAGTTCGCGCTCGGTTTCTTCCAGCCAAGCATCA ACTTTGGGATGGCAGCGGTCGTAGGAAGGGAATTTAGCCGGGTTCTGACTACATTCAGAGGAACTGTTGGGTATCTTGCCCCGGAGTGGCTTAGCGGAGTTGCTATTACACCAAAAGTTGATGTTTATAGCTTTGGTATGGTGCTGTTAGAAATCATATCAGGAAGAAGGAATTCACCTGAAATAAACAGTGGCAGTAGTTGTCATGTTGAATACTTCCCTATGCGAGCCATCAGAAAGCTTCATGAGGGAGATGTGCAGACTTTGATGGATCCACAATTACATGGTAACTTCAATTTGGAAGAGGCTGAAAGGGTTTGCAAAGTTGCATGTTGGTGCATCCAAGATAATGAGCATAATAGGCCAACAATGGGTGAAGCAGTTCAGATTCTTGAGGGTCTACAAGAGGTTGGCATGCCCCCAATGCCAAGACTACTTGCAGCTATAACGGAATGCTCTGACGGGGCTTGA